The DNA segment CCGCTCAGAATGACACTCAGCGGAAAAGTTTCGGCTAGGCTTTTTTGGGCTCCGTCACCTCGCGATAGACCCGCATCGCTTCGACCGCGGTCGGCACGCCGCTGTACTGCGAGAGATGGATGATCAGCTCCTTGATCTCTTCTTTCGGGATGCCGAGATTGAGCGCACCGCGCATGTGAATCTTCAGTTCGGGAGCGCGGCCGAGCGCGGTCAGCGCCGCCATCGTGATCATCGAGCGGGTCTTGATCGCTAATCCGGGACGGCCCCAGACCGCGCCGAAAACCTGGTCGTTAAGGAAGTCGGCGAAGCCCGGGTCGAATTCGCTCAGATAAGCGTGACCGGCCTTGGCGGCTTTTTCGCCAAATAGTTGCGTGCGGACTTCCATGCCTTTTTTAGTCAAATCATCGGCCATGATGCGGATACCTCTGTCGCGCGATCGCGTTATCTCTTCACTCAGTCTGTTGCGAATTGCTCAGACGCGGACTTTGACGCCCGCGCGATCCTCCTGCACGGTGAAGGCCGCGCTCGAGTCCTTCTCGCCGAGTCCGTGCGTCACCGCCGCAAGGAGGTCCTGTTCGACCAGGCTCGCGAGCGGCATCCCGACGTCGTTTTCGCGCGCGAGCTGCGTCGCGAGCGCGAGATCCTTGCGCGCCAGCTTGAGCGCGAAGCTGACGCGATCGAAGTTGCCCTTGAAGATCACCTTGGGCAGCGCCCGCAACAGCATCCCCTGGCCGTAGGCGCCGTTCTGCACTGCGGTGAAGAGCGCCTCGGCAGGGACGCCCGCCTTGACCCCCATCGTGAAGGCTTCGGCGAGGATCTGCATACTGCAGATTGCGATCATGTTGTGGACCAGCTTGGCGACGGCGCCCGCGCCGATCGCGCCAACATAAGAGACCTTGTCGCCGATGCCGTCGAGCGCAGGTTTGATCCGGTTGTAGATCTGTTCGTCGCCACCGACCATCACGGCCAGCGTCGCGTTGCGCGCGCCCGGTACGCCGCCGCTCACGGGCGCGTCGATCATCGGGATACCCTTTTCTGCGAAGGTAGCGTGCAGCCGCCGAATCAAAGTCGGTGAGTTGGTCGAGAGATCCGCATACACGGCGCATTTTCCGATCCCGTGGATGATGCCGTTTTCGCCGCCGATCGCGACCGCCTCGACCTCCTTCGGTCCGGGCAGCGAGGTCAGGACGAGTTCGGCGTCCTTGGCGGCATCCGCCGGTGTGTCGGCCCATTTCGCGCCGCCCGCCAGATGAGGTTCCGCGGCGGCGCGGCGCACGTCGTGAACCACGAGAGTGTGTCCGGCCTTGAGCAGGTTGAGCGCCATCGGGCCGCCCATGTTGCCGAGACCAATGAATCCAATACGCATCGATTTTCTCCCGGGCCCGCTAGGCCCGCTCGATCAGCGTGCCGGTGCCCAGGCCGCCGCCGCAGCACATCGTCACGATTGCCCGTTGACCGTGGGTCCGTTCGAGCTCGTTGATCGCCTTGGTGACCAGTCCGCAGCCGGTCGCGCCCAGCGGATGGCCCAACGCGATCGCGCCGCCATTCGGATTGACGCGGTTCATGTCCGGCTCGAGGGTCTTGGCCCAGCTCAGCACCACCGACGCGAAGGCCTCGTTGATCTCGAAGACGTCGATATCGCCGATTCGCAACCCGTTCTTCTCAAGCAATTTCCGTGTCGCCGGGATCGGCCCCTCGAGCATCAGCACGGGATCGCATCCGACCAGGCAGGTGTCGATCACGCGGGCGCGCGGGCGGCAGCCCAGCTCCTGCGCCTTGGCCGCGCTCATCAGCAGGACAGCCGCGGCGCCGTCGGCGACCTGCGAGGCCGAGCCCGCGGTATGGATGCCGTCGGGGCGCGCGACCGGCTTGAGCCCGGCCAAAGCTTCCAGGCTCGTATTGCGCGGCACTTCGTCGCGAGTGATCGTGCGGGTCTCGGTGGATTTTTCGCCGCCTTCGGCTTTGACCGGCGCCTCGACCGGCACCAGTTGCGACTCGAAGCGCTTTTCCGCGACGGCGCGCGCCGCGCGCAACTGCGACTCCAGACCGAAACCGTCGGCGTCCGCCCGCGTGATTCCGTACTTGGTCGCGATCCGCTCGGCGCCTTCGAACTGGCTCACGAACTCATAGTGCTCGCGATACTTGCGGGTGATGGGCTTGCCCATCCCGGCCTGCGCGCCGGCAATCGAATCCGAGCCGATCGGCAACAGACTCATGTTCTCGACCCCGCAGGCCATCACGATCTCTTCGGCGCCCGAAGCGATGATGCTGGCGGCGAGGTTGACCGCGAACTGACTCGAGCCGCACTGTGAATCGATCGTCGAGCAGGCCACTTCCGCGGGTCCGCCGGCCGCGAGCCACGCCGTGCGCGTAACGCTCATCGCCTGTGCGCCGACCTTGTTGATGCAGCCGCCCACCACCTGGCCGACCGCGCTCGGGGCGACGTTCGCGCGCTGCAGCACCGCCATCATCACCTGGCCGAGCAGGTCGACCGGATGCGCGCCGGAAAGGGCTCCGTTCTTTTTGCCGATGGGCGACCGGCCCGCCTCGACGATCACAACATCTCGCATGGGTTCCTCCGTTATGCCGAGCCGCACCGGCGACTCGAATCCTGATTAGAGCTTCGGGGTCGACTCGGCAGCGCTTCGCGCCGCAACCCGATCCCGGTGAAACCGCTCCCTAGTTTAAGCACTCACTGACCGCCCGCGACAAGCGCAACGCTCGATGGCAGTCGCGATAGAGCTCGCAGCTTTTGACGGCTCACCGATCCCAGGCGCCGGCGCGCTGACCGGACGGTCGGGAGTTGACATCGTCGAGCGTGTATATAAGGCTATCGAGCAGTAATTGTGGCCTTATCCAGAGCGGCGGAGGGACTGGCCCGAAGATGCCGCAGCAACCGGCCTATTGGGTGCTGGTGCTAAATCCTGCGGGACTCCACGAAGGAGTCTTGGAAGATAAGGCGAGAGTTGTGCCAACCCTCGTCCTTATTATCTGAGGAGAGGGTTTTCTTTTTTCGCCCTTTCCGCCGCGCTCTGGATGTCGCTGCGAGTGAGCGATGGGCGAGAGCAAAAATCAACGCGTACTGATTGTCGGCGTCGGCGGACTCGGAGTGCCGTCCGCGATGGCCTTGGTGCGCGGCGGCGTCAGCGAACTTGCGCTGATCGATCCCGATCCAGTCGAGCTCTCGAATCTGCCGCGGCAGACGCTCTACCGCGATGCGGATATCGGGGCGCTCAAGGTAATCGCTGCGGCGCGCCATCTGCGCGCGCTCGCTCCCACCCTGAACCTCGAGACCCATGCCGAACGCCTCGACGCCGCCAACGGGACCCAACTAATCGCACGCGCGGCATTTGTGATCGACGCCACCGACAATCCGGCGACCAAGTTTCTGATCA comes from the Candidatus Binataceae bacterium genome and includes:
- a CDS encoding carboxymuconolactone decarboxylase family protein, producing the protein MADDLTKKGMEVRTQLFGEKAAKAGHAYLSEFDPGFADFLNDQVFGAVWGRPGLAIKTRSMITMAALTALGRAPELKIHMRGALNLGIPKEEIKELIIHLSQYSGVPTAVEAMRVYREVTEPKKA
- a CDS encoding NAD(P)-dependent oxidoreductase, which gives rise to MRIGFIGLGNMGGPMALNLLKAGHTLVVHDVRRAAAEPHLAGGAKWADTPADAAKDAELVLTSLPGPKEVEAVAIGGENGIIHGIGKCAVYADLSTNSPTLIRRLHATFAEKGIPMIDAPVSGGVPGARNATLAVMVGGDEQIYNRIKPALDGIGDKVSYVGAIGAGAVAKLVHNMIAICSMQILAEAFTMGVKAGVPAEALFTAVQNGAYGQGMLLRALPKVIFKGNFDRVSFALKLARKDLALATQLARENDVGMPLASLVEQDLLAAVTHGLGEKDSSAAFTVQEDRAGVKVRV
- a CDS encoding acetyl-CoA C-acyltransferase, which translates into the protein MRDVVIVEAGRSPIGKKNGALSGAHPVDLLGQVMMAVLQRANVAPSAVGQVVGGCINKVGAQAMSVTRTAWLAAGGPAEVACSTIDSQCGSSQFAVNLAASIIASGAEEIVMACGVENMSLLPIGSDSIAGAQAGMGKPITRKYREHYEFVSQFEGAERIATKYGITRADADGFGLESQLRAARAVAEKRFESQLVPVEAPVKAEGGEKSTETRTITRDEVPRNTSLEALAGLKPVARPDGIHTAGSASQVADGAAAVLLMSAAKAQELGCRPRARVIDTCLVGCDPVLMLEGPIPATRKLLEKNGLRIGDIDVFEINEAFASVVLSWAKTLEPDMNRVNPNGGAIALGHPLGATGCGLVTKAINELERTHGQRAIVTMCCGGGLGTGTLIERA